The following proteins are encoded in a genomic region of Coffea eugenioides isolate CCC68of chromosome 6, Ceug_1.0, whole genome shotgun sequence:
- the LOC113773653 gene encoding AP2-like ethylene-responsive transcription factor At1g79700 translates to MTKISQQNQRNNSNLGNGINNSAIKVKRTRKTVPRDSPPQPHLWDKNCWNESQNKKGRQVYLGAYDDEEAAAHAYDLAALKYWGQDTTLNFPLATYQKELKEMEGQSREEYIGSLRRKSSGFSRGVSKYRGVARHHHNGRWEARIGRVFGNKYLYLGTYATQEEAAIAYDMAAIEYRGLNAVTNFDLSRYIKWLRPNATTSTTTSAAITEPNPNVDTDLMPTPDPMLASSSIYHPQTEQQPQPLDITTDITLNQSRPASATSALGLLLQSSKFKEMMEMTLAAECPVALTTPESEPTQCSIPDDAQSFFTTPDMGSYIDQSQEDIFSELINPFMQPMLQFDFDV, encoded by the exons ATGACGAAGATTTCACAGCAAAACCAAAGGAACAATTCAAACCTTGGGAATGGGATCAATAATTCTGCTATCAAAGTGAAAAGAACTAGGAAAACTGTCCCTAGAGACTCTCCTCCTCAGC CTCATTTGTGGGACAAGAATTGCTGGAATGAGTCTCAGAACAAGAAAGGAAGACAAG TCTACCTTG GTGCCTATGATGATGAAGAAGCAGCTGCACATGCTTATGACTTGGCTGCACTTAAGTACTGGGGTCAAGATACGACCCTTAACTTTCCA ttgGCAACTTATCAGAAAGAACTGAAAGAAATGGAGGGTCAGTCCAGAGAAGAATATATTGGATCATTGAGAAGGAAGAGCAGTGGTTTCTCACGAGGAGTGTCCAAGTATAGAGGAGTTGCAAG GCATCATCACAATGGAAGGTGGGAAGCTCGAATTGGCAGAGTTTTTGGCAACAAATATCTTTATCTTGGAACATATG CAACTCAGGAAGAGGCTGCAATTGCATACGACATGGCTGCCATTGAATATCGAGGACTTAATGCTGTAACAAATTTCGACCTCAGTCGTTACATAAAATGGTTAAGACCTAATGCCACCACCAGCACCACCACCTCCGCTGCGATCACTGAGCCTAACCCTAATGTAGACACCGATTTAATGCCAACCCCAGATCCAATGTTGGCATCAAGCTCCATCTACCACCCTCAGACCGAACAACAGCCGCAACCTTTGGATATTACCACCGACATAACCCTAAACCAATCGCGCCCTGCCTCAGCAACATCAGCCCTTGGTTTGTTACTTCAGTCATCAAAATTTAAGGAAATGATGGAGATGACTTTGGCAGCTGAGTGTCCGGTGGCCTTAACCACGCCGGAGTCTGAACCAACGCAATGTAGCATTCCTGATGATGCACAATCATTCTTCACTACACCTGACATGGGCAGCTACATTGATCAAAGTCAAGAGGATATTTTTAGCGAGCTAATTAACCCTTTCATGCAACCAATGTTACAATTCGACTTTGATGTTTAA